Proteins encoded within one genomic window of Candidatus Peregrinibacteria bacterium:
- the ilvB gene encoding biosynthetic-type acetolactate synthase large subunit, with protein MTEISGADILLQSIIQEGVRLVFGYPGGSVIPLYDRLVKYPKLRHILVRHEQAAAFAANGVGRATGKPGVCFATSGPGATNLVTGVADAMLDSIPMIAVTGQVHSHLLGSDAFQETDSIGIFLPVVKHSYFVSDPKDLARVIKEAFYIAQNGRPGPVHIDITKDAFLKTAKYEYPKKVSLPGFPKIHSVSSSDLEKARDLIQASKKPVAIVGHGVVISRAFQELKSFLEKSDIPAVCTLHGLSALPSAHSKNLGLLGMHGNVYANYAVHNSDLVISLGSRFDDRITGRLKDFAPDAKVIHFEIDPSEIEKNVRVTVPLIGDISETLKKLNPLLKQKKCESWWKVIDTWKDKFAIEKVHACEDRKCLNTLRACDALSILAEETKGNVLFVPDVGQHQMWAAQVFPVKKENSHFYSGGLGAMGFSLPTAMGIQLAMPDEEVWSVSGDGGFQMNSQELITLIQDKIPLKMMIINNHYLGMVRQWQELFHDKTYSFVDMKTPDFVKLAEANEIPGFRANNQKETREAIKKARKIKGPVLIECNVSQEENVFPMVAAGDSLGETRIQ; from the coding sequence ATGACGGAAATAAGCGGTGCTGATATATTACTGCAGAGCATAATACAAGAAGGAGTTCGTCTCGTCTTCGGATATCCAGGAGGCTCGGTGATTCCGCTCTACGATCGACTCGTAAAGTATCCAAAACTTCGACATATTCTTGTTCGTCATGAACAAGCAGCCGCATTTGCGGCAAATGGAGTTGGTCGCGCAACCGGAAAACCGGGAGTATGTTTTGCAACTTCTGGTCCCGGCGCGACAAATCTCGTTACCGGAGTTGCGGATGCAATGCTCGATTCTATTCCGATGATTGCCGTTACTGGGCAAGTGCACTCGCATCTTCTCGGGAGTGATGCATTTCAGGAAACTGATTCCATTGGAATTTTTCTTCCTGTGGTAAAGCACAGCTATTTTGTTTCCGATCCCAAAGATTTGGCAAGAGTGATCAAGGAAGCTTTTTATATCGCGCAAAATGGACGTCCTGGTCCAGTGCATATCGACATCACGAAAGATGCGTTTTTAAAAACAGCGAAATATGAATATCCGAAAAAAGTTTCTCTTCCGGGATTTCCAAAAATTCACAGCGTTTCTTCTTCAGATTTAGAAAAAGCTCGTGATCTCATTCAGGCATCGAAAAAACCAGTGGCAATTGTTGGGCATGGAGTAGTAATTTCTCGCGCTTTTCAGGAACTTAAATCTTTTTTGGAAAAATCTGATATTCCCGCAGTCTGTACACTTCATGGACTCAGCGCACTTCCGAGCGCACATTCAAAAAATCTCGGGCTTCTCGGAATGCACGGAAATGTGTATGCAAATTATGCAGTTCATAATTCCGATCTCGTGATTTCATTAGGATCTCGTTTTGATGATCGTATTACCGGAAGACTCAAAGATTTTGCTCCTGATGCAAAGGTAATTCACTTTGAAATTGATCCTTCTGAAATTGAAAAAAATGTTCGAGTGACGGTCCCTCTCATCGGAGATATTTCCGAAACTTTGAAAAAACTGAATCCACTCCTCAAACAGAAAAAATGCGAATCGTGGTGGAAGGTTATTGATACGTGGAAAGATAAATTCGCAATTGAAAAAGTCCATGCGTGTGAAGACCGAAAATGTTTGAATACGCTGAGAGCGTGCGATGCCCTGAGCATTCTCGCAGAAGAAACGAAGGGAAACGTCCTTTTTGTTCCTGACGTTGGTCAGCACCAAATGTGGGCAGCACAAGTATTTCCCGTAAAAAAAGAAAATTCCCATTTTTATTCTGGAGGTCTTGGCGCCATGGGATTTTCTCTTCCAACAGCGATGGGGATTCAACTCGCGATGCCAGACGAGGAAGTCTGGAGTGTTTCTGGCGATGGCGGATTTCAGATGAATTCACAGGAACTTATCACACTCATTCAAGATAAAATTCCACTGAAAATGATGATTATCAACAATCATTACCTCGGAATGGTGCGTCAGTGGCAGGAACTTTTCCATGATAAAACCTATTCATTCGTCGACATGAAAACCCCAGATTTCGTGAAGCTCGCAGAAGCAAATGAAATTCCGGGATTTCGTGCAAATAATCAAAAAGAAACGCGTGAAGCGATTAAGAAAGCCCGAAAAATCAAAGGTCCAGTACTGATCGAATGTAATGTTTCGCAGGAAGAAAATGTGTTCCCCATGGTCGCAGCGGGAGATTCGCTCGGAGAGACGAGAATTCAATAA
- a CDS encoding ABC transporter permease: MNVLFSLAKNAFREAIRDRILSVIFVFGFLFLLAAPLAGKLAVGQEQRLVANFGISMIHLFGIFLTIFVGSRLIFNEIDKKTIFLLIPKPIPRSSIILGKFFGLGAVLFLTTMLMTGVYFFLVPFSFAILLTVALLYLSFLLLLALVLFLSSFMSPLLSSVAGILLFVVGNTTASLKILSAHFGGEVFQKFSNVIYVIMPNFSSLNLKNYILYDIPYTSLDIFYIVLTAVLFILLFLIFAILIFSRKQFV; the protein is encoded by the coding sequence ATGAATGTCCTTTTTTCTCTGGCAAAAAACGCATTCCGAGAAGCAATTCGAGACCGAATTCTCTCTGTTATTTTTGTTTTTGGATTTCTCTTTCTTCTCGCAGCACCACTTGCTGGAAAACTCGCGGTAGGGCAAGAGCAAAGACTCGTGGCAAATTTTGGCATTTCGATGATTCACCTTTTTGGAATTTTTCTCACCATATTTGTCGGAAGCAGGCTGATTTTCAATGAAATTGATAAAAAAACTATTTTCCTCCTTATTCCAAAACCAATTCCGAGAAGTTCCATTATTCTGGGGAAATTTTTTGGACTTGGCGCCGTACTTTTTTTGACGACCATGCTGATGACGGGAGTGTATTTTTTCCTTGTTCCGTTTTCTTTCGCAATACTTCTCACAGTCGCACTCCTCTATCTCTCTTTTTTGCTTCTCCTTGCACTCGTATTATTTCTTTCATCGTTCATGTCTCCACTCCTTTCTTCCGTAGCGGGAATACTTCTCTTTGTAGTCGGAAATACCACAGCATCTCTGAAAATTCTTTCAGCGCATTTTGGAGGAGAAGTGTTTCAAAAATTTTCCAATGTCATCTATGTCATCATGCCGAATTTTAGCAGTTTGAATTTAAAAAATTATATTTTGTACGATATTCCCTATACGTCTCTTGATATTTTTTACATTGTCCTCACTGCTGTTCTTTTTATCCTCCTCTTCCTTATCTTCGCTATCCTCATATTTTCTCGAAAACAATTTGTGTGA
- a CDS encoding ABC transporter ATP-binding protein: MMISISHLTKIYPGTKTPSVEKISLNVKKGEVFGFLGPNGAGKTTTVKMMMGLMRPTSGKISILDSTPEDFRVKTKIGFLPENPYFYQYLTAVEFLEMCANIFGIPRVKIQKKIGESLLSVHLKKEAWNTKIRTYSKGMQQRLGLAQALINNPELVVLDEPMAGLDPLGRKEVKDIILNLKKNGKTVFFNSHILSDVEDLCDHAAIIDRGKIILDDTVKVITKNYTIPLEEVFVSIITQKRT; this comes from the coding sequence GTGATGATTTCCATTTCTCATCTTACCAAAATATATCCAGGAACAAAAACTCCATCAGTTGAGAAAATTTCGCTGAATGTGAAAAAGGGAGAAGTTTTTGGATTTTTGGGACCAAATGGAGCTGGAAAAACGACAACTGTAAAAATGATGATGGGACTCATGCGTCCAACTTCTGGAAAAATTTCGATTCTTGATTCCACTCCTGAAGATTTTCGGGTGAAAACAAAAATTGGATTCCTCCCAGAAAATCCGTATTTTTATCAGTATCTTACAGCAGTGGAATTTCTTGAAATGTGTGCGAATATTTTTGGAATTCCGCGAGTAAAAATTCAGAAAAAAATCGGCGAATCACTTCTGAGTGTTCATCTCAAAAAAGAAGCATGGAATACAAAGATTCGAACATATTCCAAAGGAATGCAACAGCGTCTTGGTCTTGCGCAAGCGCTTATTAACAATCCTGAGCTTGTAGTTCTCGATGAACCGATGGCAGGACTTGATCCTCTTGGGCGAAAAGAAGTAAAAGACATTATTTTGAATCTCAAGAAAAATGGAAAAACCGTATTTTTTAATTCTCACATTCTTTCTGATGTCGAAGATCTCTGCGATCATGCGGCAATTATTGATCGTGGAAAAATTATTCTGGACGATACCGTGAAAGTAATTACCAAAAATTACACCATTCCGCTCGAAGAAGTTTTTGTTTCCATTATTACTCAAAAACGCACATGA
- the purF gene encoding amidophosphoribosyltransferase — translation MCGLVGIINRQYPANQDIFDALTVLQHRGQDAAGITTIQGRNFFMHKGNGLVRDVIRTKNMKDLVGNVGIGHVRYPTAGCASPLEAQPFYVNAPFGISLGHNGNLVNADELAEEIFQKDRRHLNTTSDSEILLNILAHELQQCNKIKLSGDDIFAAVTRLNKRCSGAYAAVALIADHGMIAFRDPYAIRPLIFGKRKTPFGTEYMVASESVALDSLGFEIIRDVLPGECIYFPFNSNEYEYKICADHTEYRPCIFELVYLARPDSILDKISVYKARLRMGEKLAKKILKKLKNHDIDVVIPIPDSGRTAAIEIAHKLNVKYREGFVKNRYIGRTFIMPGQEIRQKSIRQKLNAISLEFKDKNVLLVDDSIVRGNTSKKIIEMARNAGAKKVYFASTAPEVKYPNVYGIDMPSRNELIAHGLTEDEIGKFIGADGLFYQDLEDFIAACHEGNPKLDGFETSCFDGVYCTKNVKEEYLIHIEQVRNDATRTEREQRDMENPVSLL, via the coding sequence ATGTGCGGTCTTGTTGGTATTATTAATCGGCAATATCCGGCGAATCAGGATATTTTCGATGCTCTTACTGTTCTCCAACACAGGGGACAAGATGCCGCAGGAATTACCACAATTCAGGGGCGGAATTTTTTCATGCACAAAGGAAATGGTCTTGTGAGAGATGTGATCCGCACAAAAAATATGAAGGATCTCGTTGGAAATGTCGGAATAGGACATGTGCGTTATCCAACTGCAGGCTGTGCTTCTCCACTTGAGGCCCAGCCTTTTTATGTAAATGCTCCGTTTGGAATTTCACTTGGTCATAATGGAAATCTCGTAAATGCAGATGAACTTGCGGAAGAAATTTTTCAAAAAGATCGTCGGCATTTGAACACCACGTCTGATTCAGAAATTCTCCTCAATATTCTCGCGCATGAGCTTCAGCAGTGCAATAAAATCAAACTGAGCGGAGATGATATTTTTGCCGCAGTCACCCGACTCAATAAGAGATGTAGTGGCGCTTATGCGGCTGTCGCTCTTATTGCAGATCACGGCATGATTGCTTTTCGTGATCCATACGCTATTCGGCCGCTTATTTTCGGAAAACGAAAAACACCGTTCGGGACAGAATACATGGTTGCCTCTGAATCGGTTGCTCTGGACAGCCTTGGATTCGAGATAATTCGTGATGTGCTTCCGGGAGAATGCATTTATTTCCCGTTTAATTCAAATGAATACGAATATAAAATATGCGCGGATCACACGGAATATCGTCCGTGTATTTTTGAACTCGTCTATCTCGCGAGACCAGATTCGATTCTTGATAAAATTTCCGTATATAAAGCACGCCTCAGAATGGGAGAAAAACTCGCAAAAAAAATTCTGAAAAAGTTAAAAAATCACGATATTGATGTGGTAATTCCCATTCCAGATTCTGGTCGTACTGCGGCTATCGAAATTGCTCATAAGCTGAACGTGAAATATCGCGAAGGTTTTGTAAAGAATCGGTACATTGGCAGAACTTTCATCATGCCAGGACAAGAAATTCGGCAAAAATCTATTCGACAAAAACTCAATGCTATTTCTCTAGAATTCAAAGATAAGAATGTCCTTCTCGTTGATGACTCAATTGTTCGTGGAAATACATCTAAGAAAATTATTGAGATGGCGAGAAATGCAGGAGCTAAAAAAGTGTATTTTGCTTCCACTGCTCCAGAGGTGAAATATCCGAACGTATACGGCATTGATATGCCGTCACGAAACGAACTTATTGCCCATGGACTTACCGAAGATGAAATTGGGAAATTTATTGGTGCTGATGGACTTTTTTATCAGGATCTCGAAGACTTTATCGCCGCCTGTCATGAGGGAAATCCAAAACTCGATGGATTTGAAACTTCTTGTTTTGATGGAGTATATTGCACGAAAAATGTGAAAGAAGAGTACCTAATTCATATTGAGCAGGTGAGAAATGATGCTACTCGCACTGAACGTGAGCAAAGGGACATGGAAAATCCTGTGTCACTTCTGTAA
- a CDS encoding tryptophanase — translation MNLSLLLKNFPHEKTLETLPRAYINHSVQFKKICSPEMRTKVLEEVGLNIFYFPSEMVTGCDLLSDSGVTTMTSEQWAALHKGDEAYGSNAGYFLLRDQIRETFGEDFWHIETEESPNAFLFHQGRAAEDAFFSHIGKLGDNLIIPSNGHFDTTEANITANKIEPQNLFCEEFKDESSSSYFKGNMHIGRLQSLLETSANRIPLVFLTITNNTGGGQPVSLQNIREVAELLHSYDIPLFLDACRFAENAWFIQQHESEYQEKRIPAIVKEIFSHGDGFTMSFKKDGLVNMGGGLFIKHGGLFHKKYPKMLDDLMNYQIMKEGHPTYGGLSGRDIMTLVYGLKQVTEEEYLTARIRQVQNFGKTLADAGVPVLQPFGGHAVYIDMNRFFAGTKMTPGDFGGISFTALLLAGYGHRACELGNFAFGSYDSVSQKETFPEVNFVRLAVPRLRYEEQDLTAAAQAIQKLFENRDKIPPVDVIYGKELSLRHFKARFRFRA, via the coding sequence ATGAATCTCTCGCTTCTTCTCAAAAATTTTCCACATGAAAAAACCCTCGAAACACTCCCTCGAGCATACATAAATCATTCCGTACAGTTTAAAAAAATCTGCTCTCCAGAAATGAGAACAAAAGTACTTGAAGAAGTAGGTCTCAATATTTTTTATTTCCCATCAGAAATGGTAACCGGGTGTGATCTCCTCTCCGATTCTGGAGTGACCACAATGACTTCAGAACAATGGGCAGCTCTTCATAAAGGCGACGAAGCGTACGGATCAAATGCTGGATATTTTTTGCTCAGAGACCAAATCCGAGAAACATTTGGTGAAGATTTTTGGCACATAGAGACAGAAGAATCTCCAAATGCATTTTTGTTCCATCAAGGACGAGCTGCAGAAGATGCATTTTTTTCCCATATTGGAAAGCTCGGAGATAACCTCATTATCCCGAGCAATGGGCATTTTGATACAACTGAAGCGAATATCACAGCAAATAAAATTGAACCACAAAACTTGTTTTGTGAAGAATTCAAGGATGAATCATCTTCATCCTACTTTAAGGGGAATATGCATATAGGAAGGCTCCAAAGCCTGCTAGAAACCTCTGCAAACAGAATTCCTCTTGTTTTTCTCACCATTACAAATAACACCGGAGGTGGGCAGCCGGTTTCTCTTCAAAATATTCGCGAAGTTGCAGAGTTACTTCACTCTTATGATATTCCTCTTTTTTTGGATGCGTGCCGGTTTGCAGAAAATGCGTGGTTCATTCAGCAGCACGAAAGCGAGTATCAAGAAAAAAGAATACCAGCGATTGTGAAAGAGATTTTTTCCCATGGAGATGGATTTACGATGAGTTTCAAAAAAGACGGGCTTGTAAATATGGGAGGCGGACTTTTTATAAAGCATGGTGGACTTTTTCATAAGAAATATCCCAAAATGCTCGATGATCTCATGAATTACCAGATCATGAAAGAGGGACATCCAACGTATGGAGGTCTTTCGGGAAGGGATATTATGACGCTCGTGTATGGACTCAAACAAGTGACCGAAGAAGAGTATCTTACTGCTCGCATCAGGCAGGTTCAAAATTTTGGAAAAACCCTCGCGGACGCTGGGGTTCCAGTTTTACAGCCATTCGGTGGACATGCCGTATATATTGACATGAATCGGTTTTTTGCTGGTACAAAAATGACTCCGGGAGATTTTGGAGGAATTTCTTTTACAGCACTTCTTCTTGCCGGGTACGGACATCGAGCATGTGAACTCGGCAATTTTGCATTTGGATCCTATGATTCGGTGTCACAGAAAGAAACATTTCCCGAAGTAAACTTTGTGCGGCTCGCTGTACCACGTTTACGATATGAGGAACAAGATCTCACTGCTGCTGCTCAAGCGATACAAAAACTTTTTGAAAATCGCGATAAAATTCCCCCCGTGGATGTGATTTACGGCAAAGAGCTTTCACTTCGACATTTTAAAGCCCGATTTCGGTTTCGCGCATGA
- the tsaD gene encoding tRNA (adenosine(37)-N6)-threonylcarbamoyltransferase complex transferase subunit TsaD codes for MKILGIETSCDETAASVVKDGYGVLSNVIGSSEKLHEETKGIVPEIAARDSALKIAPILQKAVLDARVSWEEIDAIAVTNGPGLLGSLLVGIEAAKTLALLYKKPLIPVFHIAGHLFSNILERKELPHFPVISLTVSGGHNDLYVWERLSEIQKLGSTIDDAAGEAFDKGARMLGLPYPGGPHLSRIAEGGDAQKIHFPRPMKQSGDFNFSFSGLKTALFYEIRNRGGLHEISDSEKADLAASYQEAIVEILLQKLFSAADAYSAKEVHLAGGVSANKRLRERFLEEAQKRNLLTRIPEKMSYSTDNAAMIAAAGYVMWENASKETRKTFTIQNLEVNLSHEFRM; via the coding sequence ATGAAAATTCTTGGCATTGAAACATCGTGCGATGAAACGGCAGCATCAGTCGTAAAAGATGGGTATGGAGTCTTGTCAAACGTTATTGGATCATCAGAGAAGCTCCATGAAGAGACGAAAGGGATTGTGCCGGAAATTGCGGCACGCGATAGCGCTTTAAAAATCGCACCCATTCTCCAAAAAGCTGTTCTCGATGCGCGTGTTTCGTGGGAAGAAATTGATGCCATTGCCGTTACAAATGGTCCAGGACTCCTCGGATCGCTCCTCGTCGGAATTGAGGCTGCGAAAACACTCGCACTGCTTTATAAAAAACCACTTATTCCCGTATTTCATATTGCTGGGCATCTTTTTTCAAATATTCTTGAACGAAAGGAATTGCCGCATTTTCCGGTAATTTCACTCACTGTTTCTGGAGGTCACAATGATCTTTACGTGTGGGAAAGGCTTTCTGAAATTCAAAAACTCGGATCAACGATTGATGATGCCGCGGGAGAGGCATTTGATAAAGGAGCTCGAATGCTCGGGCTTCCTTATCCAGGAGGACCTCATCTTTCTCGAATTGCTGAAGGCGGCGACGCTCAAAAAATTCATTTTCCACGACCAATGAAACAGAGTGGAGATTTCAATTTTTCATTTTCAGGTCTCAAAACAGCGCTGTTTTATGAAATTCGTAATCGAGGAGGGCTTCATGAAATTTCTGATTCAGAAAAAGCCGATCTCGCTGCGTCATATCAAGAAGCAATCGTTGAGATACTTCTCCAAAAACTATTTTCAGCGGCGGATGCATATTCAGCAAAGGAAGTTCATCTCGCTGGCGGAGTTTCGGCAAATAAGAGGCTTCGCGAACGATTTCTCGAAGAAGCACAGAAACGAAATCTTCTCACGCGGATTCCAGAAAAAATGTCATATTCTACCGACAATGCCGCCATGATTGCAGCGGCGGGATATGTGATGTGGGAAAATGCATCGAAAGAAACGCGAAAAACATTTACAATTCAGAATTTAGAAGTGAATTTGTCACATGAATTTCGAATGTAA